A single Anopheles funestus chromosome 2RL, idAnoFuneDA-416_04, whole genome shotgun sequence DNA region contains:
- the LOC125763009 gene encoding uncharacterized protein LOC125763009 has protein sequence MLIFQVCSRARGTCHRCHPSNTKLPSVFPAGVWCLNRLERFNKMDFFVIDPIGDTAANEGSSFAPVPRLPGALINTFDGTVHCEEAKCTTASTDSDDEDYAGLPPPGQSISKILNKDDIVEMDRVSWKRQFADNETASVTSAKSTFLMTKKKQRQYDLCRTDVAAELKNAVLTPSIEKKEDIAHLAMSDNALKKLNRLQRKKTKGKNWFGLAAPEITPELQNELTLMKMRSILDPKQSFKRVDKRKTPKYFEIGKIIDSPLDHFNERGTKKLKSKSLVDELLADAEFQKINKRKYAESLERQKKKAYNKAIMKMKKEKKKSKKK, from the exons atgttaatattcCAAGTTTGCAGCAGGGCACGTGGGACCTGCCATCGCTGTCATCCTTCAAACACGAAGCTGCCATCGGTGTTTCCTGCAGGCGTTTGGTGCTTGAATAGGTTAGAACGCTTCaacaaaatggatttttttgtaatcgaTCCGATCGGAGACACTGCAGCAAATGAAGGTTCATCTTTTGCACCCGTTCCCCGGTTACCTGGTGCATTGATTAACACATTCGATGGTACAGTACATTGTGAGGAAGCAAAATGTACGACAGCATCGACAGATAGTGACGACGAAGATTATGCAG gtCTTCCTCCCCCTGGTCAGAGTATTTCAAAAATACTAAATAAAGATGATATCGTTGAAATGGATCGTGTGTCATGGAAGCGACAGTTTGCGGACAACGAAACGGCTTCAGTAACATCTGCCAAAAGTACCTTTTTGATGACAAAGAAAAAGCAACGTCAATATGATTTATGTCGCACGGACGTCGCAGCAGAGCTAAAAAATGCCGTTTTAACACCAAGCAtcgagaaaaaagaagatattGCCCACTTAGCCATGTCCGACAATGCTCTTAAAAAGCTGAACAGG CTGCagcgtaaaaaaacaaaaggcaaaaattggtttggtttggctgCTCCTGAGATTACCCCGGAACTACAGAACGAACTAACGCTGATGAAGATGCGCTCCATATTAGATCCAAAACAATCCTTCAAGCGTGTTGATAAACGAAAAACGCCCAAATACTTCGAAATCGGCAAGATTATTGATTCCCCGTTGGACCACTTCAATGAACGAGGCACCAAGAAGCTGAAATCAAAATCCCTTGTCGACGAACTGTTAGCCGATGCAGAGTTTCAAAAGATCAACAAACGCAAATACGCAGAATCGCTTGAAAGGCAGAAGAAAAAGGCCTACAACAAGGCGAtaatgaagatgaagaaggaaaaaaagaagagcaagaaaaaataa
- the LOC125763012 gene encoding iron-sulfur protein NUBPL: MIFNSSTCVLAAHQSTRLWLNTGSKMLCSKVNQRQAELMARSLPKRMPLPGVQNIVVVSSGKGGVGKTTTAVNLAVTLARHGKTVGLLDGDIFGPSVPRMMNISEAPLVDEQNRMIPLVNYGVKCLSMGLLVETGPVVWRGPLVMSAIQRLLKGAFWGQLDILIVDTPPGTGDVHLSLSQNIPIDGVVLISSPQAAALDITKKGAQMYRTLQVPLIGLVENMSHVVCDNCSNRIELAENLTDKYVEELSIEVLARVPIEKDVMQCSDAGTPVCLKFPNSQLAKAYDMIATKVIDFLSIKQ, encoded by the exons ATGATATTCAACAGTTCAACGTGTGTTTTAGCTGCACATCAGTCTACTAGGCTATGGTTAAATACGGGATCCAAAATGTTATGTTCGAAAGTAAATCAACGACAAGCCGAGTTGATGGCTAGGAGCTTACCAAAAAGAATGCCGCTACCGGGTGTACAAAACATTGTCGTAGTTTCGTCCGGGAAGGGTGGTGTAGGTAAGACAACAACGGCCGTGAATCTTGCCGTTACACTGGCTCGCCATGGCAAGACAGTGGGATTGTTAGACGGGGACATATTTGGCCCATCCGTTCCCAGAATGATGAACATTAGCGAAGCACCACTGGTAgatgaacaaaacagaatgATTCCATTGGTCAATTACGGTGTTAAATG CTTATCCATGGGTTTACTGGTCGAAACGGGACCCGTGGTTTGGCGTGGTCCACTGGTAATGTCCGCCATTCAGCGGTTACTGAAGGGTGCATTCTGGGGCCAACTCGATATCTTGATCGTTGACACACCGCCCGGAACTGGTGATGTACATCTTTCGCTCAGTCAAAATATACCCATCGATGGAGTAGTGTTGATCAGCTCTCCTCAAGCTGCAGCTCTAGATATTACGAAAAAAGGAGCACAAATGTATCGGACGCTTCAAGTACCGTTGATCGGTTTGGTAGAAAACATGAGCCACGTCGTTTGTGATAACTGTTCGAACCGAATAGAGTTAGCAGAAAATTTGACCGACAAGTATGTAGAGGAACTTTCGATCGAAGTGCTTGCGCGTGTTCCGATCGAAAAGGACGTTATGCAATGCAGCGACGCAGGGACGCccgtttgtttgaagtttcCTAACTCCCAACTGGCCAAAGCGTACGATATGATCGCAACGAAAGTGATCGATTTTTTATCTATTAAACAGTAA
- the LOC125763000 gene encoding non-lysosomal glucosylceramidase: MDADSVQSMSVFKQQVAAVPKYGLKLKFNHVFSETRNQNLRPSIRQLLPIVPMALRYIPYYWKVSREGRQVLMDYWYTENGKQIYGAPLGGIGAGTIGRGFAGEFCRFQMKPGLYEYNTVLANQFIITIKDEAGATIFHSLLSTYSRPKNPLGSWECALDASKCSYTALYPRAWSEYDLSVYGIRLVQRQISPIIPHDYKESSLPCGVFVWIVENVCDKDRQVTLTFTMKNGTGSKKQDAEGGSETSAFTQGSARGVSIRQTIADMPCTYCVSCRGSSEINLTRCERFDPTGNGERLWDDLKEHGHLTEQSNDETLKSKDVAVAVSGQILVQPGTTSQLEFALVWDMPRVHFQKRGKEYYRYYTKYFGKSGDAGPMISDYALNNYAKWERLIDEWQRPILEDVDLPDWYKSAIFNELYFIADGGSVWFTMDDQTDLPYDDPRFAYGRYSYLEGHEYRMYTTYDVHFYASHAIASLWPNLQVSIQYDYKDSIECEINEGRKHLYDGKVIPRKIKNSVPHDLGDPAEEPFDLINAYPIHDVSEWRDLNIKFILQVYRDYYTLNHYAQLNAENASKFSSIEFIDKESMYDTYIQDNRNRPNVGNSPIDKKSANQKSASMYINETNGKVYLMDALTYLKAMYPACRSVLERSLEWDKDDDGLIENSKSPDQTYDTWVMDGPSAYCGGLWLASLHCMSTMASLLDQSEDCDRYKAILSKGRASFEEKLWNGTYYRFDAHSGSKNSIMSDQLCGHWYLRACGFDYDVFPKENVRITMRTIYENNVMRFCGGKLGAVNGYVPSGQPNKDGRPDTSTIQGEEVWTGVTYALASTMIHEGMFEEAFQTAGGLYQALSERIGMNFETPEALYAERHYRAIGYMRPLSIWSMQTAWEMKKMRRD, from the exons ATGGACGCTGACAGTGTGCAATCAATGAGTGTCTTTAAACAACAAGTGGCTGCCGTGCCGAAGTACGGATTAAAGCTCAAGTTCAACCATGTCTTTAGCGAAACCCGTAACCAAAACTTACGTCCATCGATCCGCCAGCTGCTACCCATCGTACCTATGGCTTTGAG GTACATTCCATACTACTGGAAAGTTTCTCGAGAGGGTCGTCAGGTGCTGATGGACTACTGGTACACGGAGAACGGGAAACAGATCTACGGTGCTCCGCTTGGAGGCATTGGCGCCGGTACAATTGGGCGTGGATTTGCCGGCGAGTTCTGTCGCTTCCAGATGAAGCCGGGCCTGTACGAGTACAACACCGTGCTTGCCAATCAGTTCATTATAACCATTAAGGACGAAGCTGGCGCCACCATATTCCACAGTCTACTGTCGACCTACAG CCGCCCCAAGAATCCTCTCGGCAGCTGGGAATGTGCGCTGGATGCTTCCAAATGCAGCTACACTGCATTGTATCCACGCGCCTGGTCCGAGTATGACCTGAGCGTTTATGGTATCCGGCTGGTACAGCGACAGATATCTCCTATCATTCCGCACGACTATAAAGAAAGCTCTTTGCCGTGTGGCGTGTTCGTATGGATAGTCGAAAACGTGTGCGACAAGGATCGACAGGTGACGTTGACTTTTACAATGAAGAATGGTACCGGTTCCAAAAAACAGGATGCTGAGGGAGGCAGTGAAACAAGCGCATTTACGCAGGGGAGTGCTCGAGGCGTCTCTATACGGCAAACGATTGCCGATATGCCATGTACATACTGCGTGAGCTGCCGTGGTTCATCCGAAATCAACCTGACTCGTTGTGAACGGTTCGATCCTACCGGCAATGGAGAAAGGCTATGGGACGATCTAAAGGAGCATGGCCATTTGACGGAGCAATCGAACGATGAGACGCTAAAGt CAAAGGACGTCGCTGTTGCTGTAAGTGGACAGATTCTTGTGCAGCCTGGCACCACATCCCAGCTGGAGTTTGCACTTGTGTGGGATATGCCAAGGGTACACTTCCAAAAGCGGGGCAAAGAATATTATCGCTACTATACGAAATACTTCGGAAAGAGTGGCGATGCTGGGCCGATGATTTCGGATTATGCGCTAAACAATTACGCAAAATGGGAGCGTTTAATCGATGAATGGCAACGGCCAATATTGGAGGATGT CGACCTGCCGGATTGGTATAAAAGTGCCATCTTCAACGAGTTGTACTTCATTGCGGACGGTGGTAGCGTGTGGTTTACAATGGACGATCAGACCGACCTGCCGTACGATGATCCTCGATTTGCATATGGGCGTTACTCGTACCTTGAGGGTCATGAGTACCGTATGTACACAACGTATGATGTGCATTTCTATGCATCGCACGCAATAGCAAGTCTGTGGCCAAATCTACAG GTTAGCATTCAGTATGACTACAAAGATAGCATAGAGTGTGAAATTAACGAAGGACGGAAGCATCTATATGATGGAAAGGTGATTCCACGGAAGATTAAAAACTCTGTACCGCATGATCTCGGTGACCCTG cggAAGAACCGTTTGATCTTATCAACGCTTATCCTATCCATGACGTGTCGGAATGGCGTGACTTAAACATCAAGTTCATTTTGCAGGTGTATCGTGATTACTATACACTCAATCATTACGCACAGCTGAATGCAGAAAATGCAAGCAAATTTAGCTCGATCGAGTTCATCGACAAAGAAAGCATGTACGACACGTACATTCAAGACAATCGAAACAGACCAAATGTGGGCAACTCACCAATCGATAAAAAGTCCGCCAATCAAAAGTCGGCTTCGATGTACATcaacgaaacgaatggaaaggTGTATCTGATGGATGCACTTACCTATCTGAAAGCGATGTATCCTGCGTGTCGGTCGGTGCTGGAACGCTCGCTCGAATGGGACAAAGACGACGATGGATTGATTGAGAACAGTAAATCGCCCGATCAAACATACGACACGTGGGTGATGGATGGTCCGAGCGCTTACTGTGGCGGACTGTGGTTAGCCAGCTTGCACTGCATGTCCACTATGGCTAGTTTGCTCGATCAGAGTGAGGACTGCGACCGTTACAAGGCGATCCTCAGTAAAGGTCGTGCATCATTCGAGGAAAAACTTTGGAATGGCACGTATTATCGATTCGACGCTCACAGTGGTTCAAAAAATAGCATCATGTCTGATCAGCTGTGCGGACACTGGTATCTTCGGGCCTGCGGGTTTGACTACGATGTGTTTCCGAAGGAAAACGTTCGGATAACAATGCGCACAATTTACGAGAATAATGTGATGCGGTTTTGTGGTGGAAAGCTCGGTGCTGTCAATGGATACGTACCGAGTGGGCAACCAAACAAAGATGGACGCCCAGATACTTCCACCATCCAGGGTGAGGAGGTGTGGACTGGTGTAACGTATGCTCTTGCTTCGACAATGATTCACGAAGGTATGTTCGAGGAAGCGTTTCAAACGGCAGGCGGACTTTATCAGGCACTTTCAGAGCGGATCGGCATGAACTTTGAAACTCCAGAAGCACTATACGCGGAACGACACTATCGTGCAATAGGTTACATGCGCCCTCTCAGCATATGGTCTATGCAGACGGcatgggaaatgaaaaaaatgcgtCGCGATTAA
- the LOC125763005 gene encoding stress-activated map kinase-interacting protein 1 isoform X1 — MRVSQHPHLSFSACFKRSDQANQYWLNSMATYNNAHWLLSHIRNSFISTDDTSVSETVMAMEDIPLHFAKRFLETQAQDAVRIPKPEATVIEGNSDASYTGRMQDVRFGVDFEYFFSYPGLDDPDEEDADALSQSYEIQMNQESGFHRQRSNTDQKLEKLELARRKSSLIRCVKLDDSSVQQQEEDDDIDQLFYRRSTSMLEHLSTSLKRLSSKLTEQLSTLPNIPQNHFLEYAKFDGTGHIEVPVRTFKVFIPALSEEQRAFPLPVCVLATAKIQDFIGLLCYKCTIANPAVELRSVRHYGLYMAEEDGELDLDFPPLDINEPCSKFRFSHLVMAERQLSSSVSHQPLPTTSSGNSLRFEAFSTERSRSLTTPTSATIPTTTITPMKAVKHSQAIESSVQQRSQGSKSSSPRISNQQKEDLDRIKGHTSKIEAPLYRTFQVHILHKSRLKTEVQLGISGDRFEIDPIPHNPSKFWNRQKPACHPMDSVAACSIVERKQSRSILRLVYCAANVVIGDADVPLSFKHYDIETTPGAAEQIVEKVNNILEVRLSPIRREYMRRRGKLKPPSSA; from the exons ATGCGTGTTTCACAGCATCCTCATTTGTCATTCTCTGCGTGTTTCAAAAGAAGTGACCAAGCAAACCAATATTGGTTAAACAG CATGGCGACATACAACAATGCCCACTGGTTGCTGTCGCACATTCGGAACTCTTTCATCTCCACCGATGATACAAGTGTCAGCGAGACAGTGATGGCAATGGAAGACATTCCGCTGCATTTCGCAAAACGGTTTCTAGAAACGCAGGCGCAAGATGCTGTACGGATTCCCAAGCCGGAAGCAACAGTGATAGAAGGAAATAGCGATGCGTCCTACACCGGCCGAATGCAAGATGTACGATTCGGTGTGGATTTTGAATACTTCTTTTCGTATCCTGGCCTGGATGACCCGGATGAGGAAGATGCAGACGCGTTGTCGCAATCCTACGAAATACAAATGAACCAGGAAAGCGGTTTCCATCGGCAGCGATCAAATACGGATCAGAAACTTGAAAAGCTCGAACTTGCTCGGCGTAAATCATCACTTATTAGATGCGTAAAGCTGGACGATAGCTCGGTTCAGCAACAGGAAGAAGACGATGACATCGATCAATTGTTCTATCGTCGGTCCACATCAATGCTGGAACACTTGTCAACATCATTAAAACGGTTAAGTTCAAAGCTAACTGAGCAATTGAGCACACTACCCAATATACCACAAAACCACTTTCTCGAGTACGCCAAATTCGACGGCACGGGTCACATCGAGGTGCCAGTTCGCACGTTTAAAGTGTTTATTCCCGCCCTCTCGGAGGAGCAACGTGCCTTTCCGTTGCCTGTATGTGTACTGGCTACTGCCAAGATTCAAGATTTTATAGGATTATTATGCTACAAATGTACTATAGCGAATCCAGCAGTGGAACTGCGTTCGGTGCGCCATTATGGTCTCTATATGGCGGAGGAAGACGGTGAATTGGATCTAGATTTTCCTCCACTGGATATCAACGAACCATGTTCGAAGTTTCGATTCTCACACCTCGTAATGGCAGAGCGACAGCTCTCGTCAAGCGTAAGCCATCAACCACTTCCAACTACCTCCAGTGGCAATTCACTCCGTTTCGAGGCATTCAGTACGGAACGAAGTAGGAGCCTTACAACACCAACATCCGCCACAATCCCAACTACTACGATAACCCCAATGAAGGCAGTTAAACACTCGCAGGCTATTGAATCGTCAGTGCAACAGCGATCGCAAGGAAGCAAAAGTAGTTCACCGCGCATCAGCAACCAGCAAAAAGAAGATCTTGACCGCATCAAAGGGCATACGTCGAAAATAGAAGCTCCTCTTTACCGAACGTTTCAGGTGCACATTTTACACAAATCACGACTCAAGACAGAAGTTCAGCTAGGCATCTCCGGTGATAGATTCGAAATTGACCCAATACCACACAACCCCAGCAAATTCTGGAACCGTCAAAAACCGGCCTGTCACCCAATGGATTCCGTAGCCGCCTGTAGCATAGTCGAACGGAAACAATCGAGGTCGATACTCCGTTTAGTTTACTGTGCCGCGAACGTTGTGATCGGTGATGCCGACGTTCCGCTGAGTTTTAAACATTACGATATCGAAACAACGCCAGGCGCAGCGGAACAAATCGtggaaaaagtaaacaatatTCTCGAGGTGCGGTTAAGCCCGATCCGGCGCGAATACATGCGCCGACGGGGAAAGTTAAAACCACCTTCTAGTGCGTAA
- the LOC125763005 gene encoding stress-activated map kinase-interacting protein 1 isoform X2, whose amino-acid sequence MATYNNAHWLLSHIRNSFISTDDTSVSETVMAMEDIPLHFAKRFLETQAQDAVRIPKPEATVIEGNSDASYTGRMQDVRFGVDFEYFFSYPGLDDPDEEDADALSQSYEIQMNQESGFHRQRSNTDQKLEKLELARRKSSLIRCVKLDDSSVQQQEEDDDIDQLFYRRSTSMLEHLSTSLKRLSSKLTEQLSTLPNIPQNHFLEYAKFDGTGHIEVPVRTFKVFIPALSEEQRAFPLPVCVLATAKIQDFIGLLCYKCTIANPAVELRSVRHYGLYMAEEDGELDLDFPPLDINEPCSKFRFSHLVMAERQLSSSVSHQPLPTTSSGNSLRFEAFSTERSRSLTTPTSATIPTTTITPMKAVKHSQAIESSVQQRSQGSKSSSPRISNQQKEDLDRIKGHTSKIEAPLYRTFQVHILHKSRLKTEVQLGISGDRFEIDPIPHNPSKFWNRQKPACHPMDSVAACSIVERKQSRSILRLVYCAANVVIGDADVPLSFKHYDIETTPGAAEQIVEKVNNILEVRLSPIRREYMRRRGKLKPPSSA is encoded by the coding sequence ATGGCGACATACAACAATGCCCACTGGTTGCTGTCGCACATTCGGAACTCTTTCATCTCCACCGATGATACAAGTGTCAGCGAGACAGTGATGGCAATGGAAGACATTCCGCTGCATTTCGCAAAACGGTTTCTAGAAACGCAGGCGCAAGATGCTGTACGGATTCCCAAGCCGGAAGCAACAGTGATAGAAGGAAATAGCGATGCGTCCTACACCGGCCGAATGCAAGATGTACGATTCGGTGTGGATTTTGAATACTTCTTTTCGTATCCTGGCCTGGATGACCCGGATGAGGAAGATGCAGACGCGTTGTCGCAATCCTACGAAATACAAATGAACCAGGAAAGCGGTTTCCATCGGCAGCGATCAAATACGGATCAGAAACTTGAAAAGCTCGAACTTGCTCGGCGTAAATCATCACTTATTAGATGCGTAAAGCTGGACGATAGCTCGGTTCAGCAACAGGAAGAAGACGATGACATCGATCAATTGTTCTATCGTCGGTCCACATCAATGCTGGAACACTTGTCAACATCATTAAAACGGTTAAGTTCAAAGCTAACTGAGCAATTGAGCACACTACCCAATATACCACAAAACCACTTTCTCGAGTACGCCAAATTCGACGGCACGGGTCACATCGAGGTGCCAGTTCGCACGTTTAAAGTGTTTATTCCCGCCCTCTCGGAGGAGCAACGTGCCTTTCCGTTGCCTGTATGTGTACTGGCTACTGCCAAGATTCAAGATTTTATAGGATTATTATGCTACAAATGTACTATAGCGAATCCAGCAGTGGAACTGCGTTCGGTGCGCCATTATGGTCTCTATATGGCGGAGGAAGACGGTGAATTGGATCTAGATTTTCCTCCACTGGATATCAACGAACCATGTTCGAAGTTTCGATTCTCACACCTCGTAATGGCAGAGCGACAGCTCTCGTCAAGCGTAAGCCATCAACCACTTCCAACTACCTCCAGTGGCAATTCACTCCGTTTCGAGGCATTCAGTACGGAACGAAGTAGGAGCCTTACAACACCAACATCCGCCACAATCCCAACTACTACGATAACCCCAATGAAGGCAGTTAAACACTCGCAGGCTATTGAATCGTCAGTGCAACAGCGATCGCAAGGAAGCAAAAGTAGTTCACCGCGCATCAGCAACCAGCAAAAAGAAGATCTTGACCGCATCAAAGGGCATACGTCGAAAATAGAAGCTCCTCTTTACCGAACGTTTCAGGTGCACATTTTACACAAATCACGACTCAAGACAGAAGTTCAGCTAGGCATCTCCGGTGATAGATTCGAAATTGACCCAATACCACACAACCCCAGCAAATTCTGGAACCGTCAAAAACCGGCCTGTCACCCAATGGATTCCGTAGCCGCCTGTAGCATAGTCGAACGGAAACAATCGAGGTCGATACTCCGTTTAGTTTACTGTGCCGCGAACGTTGTGATCGGTGATGCCGACGTTCCGCTGAGTTTTAAACATTACGATATCGAAACAACGCCAGGCGCAGCGGAACAAATCGtggaaaaagtaaacaatatTCTCGAGGTGCGGTTAAGCCCGATCCGGCGCGAATACATGCGCCGACGGGGAAAGTTAAAACCACCTTCTAGTGCGTAA